ATGCCGCCGTGTCCGGGGATAATATGACCGGAGTCTTTGATATTGACCTGACGTTTGATCAACGACTCGGCCAGATCCCCGGCCTGCCCGGCGATACTGCCGATCGTGCCGAGCAGCGCGCCGACCCAGAGCGGGATCGGCAACCCCAGCAGCGGCACCAGGCCAGCGCCGACCAGCGTGGCGAGGACGAGGCCGCCGACCGCCCCTTCCCAGCTTTTCTTGGGCGAGATATAGGGTGCCATGCGATGGCTGCCCCACAGCCGCCCGGTGAAGTACGCGCCGGTATCGTTGGCGAAGGTGATGATCAGGACATAGACGACCCAGGCCGCGCCCGGCTCCAGCCGCAGAACGCGCGGCAAGGTCGACGGTTCGAGCGGCGTGCCGATCGCGCGCAGCAAGACAAAGTGCGCCAGCGTCCAGCCGATATACGTCGCGCCCGATAGCGTCAGCGACCAGTGCAGCAGCTCGTGCTGGCGATTGCGGCGAGGCAATTCGACGCTGAGCGACGCGATGATCGACGTGATCAGCGCCAGGCCGGTCCAGTCCAGACCCACGCGCGCCCGCAGCGCCGCCGCGACGATGAACAGGGTCACGCTGAGATAGCCCGCGCTCCGCCGTGGCTGATAGCCGCCACCCCGGAATAAGCCAAACAGCTCGTGCAGCGCGATCACCGCCAGGAGAATGACGGTGGCGCTGACGAGCGGCTCGCCCCACCAGACGATCAGCGCGACGATCGGCAGCAGCACGATCGCGCTCAAGATGCGCTGGATCAGATTGCTATCGAGCGGTTTCCGGGAGCGCTCCGAAACGGCGTTCGCGCTGTCCATAGGCGGCTATTGCCTGTCGCAGCTCTTCGGTGCCAAAGTCGGGCCAGAAGACCGGCGAACTATAAAACTCGGCGTATGCGGCCTGCCAGATCAAAAAATTGCTCAGCCGGAACTCGCCGCCTGTGCGAATGATCAGATCGGGATCGGGCATGCCCCCGGTGTACAGGTGCTCCGCGATCGTTTCCTCGGTGATCTCGCCTGGTGTGCAGCCCTGAGCGATCAGCGCGCGTACCGCATGGACGATCTCGTCGCGTCCGCCGTAGTCCAGCGCAACAGCCAGCGTCATCGTCGTGTTATGCTGCGTCAGATCGAGCGCATACCGCACTTTCTGCTGGAGCGTGCTCGATAGATGTTCGATCTTGCCCAGGTGACGAATACAGACGCCCTCACGATGCAGCTCATGCGTCTCGCGATCGATAAACTCGCCGAAGAGCGTCATCAGCGCGCGCACTTCCGGGCCGGGCCGGTTCCAATTTTCCGTGCTGAACGCATACAAGGTGAGATGATCGACGCCCTGTGCCTTACACTCTTGCACGATGCGCCGGATATTATCGACGCCAGCACGGTGGCCTACGGCACGTGGCAATCCTCGTTGCCTGGCCCATCGGCCATTGCCATCCATAATGATTGCGATATGTCGCGGGACCGCGCTCATGCTTCGCTCCGCTACCATGCGGCTCGTAGGCGCTCGTCGGCTGCGTGTGCGCGACGCCCTACGAGCCACGCGATGCTAGACTTCCATCACTTCTTGCTCTTTAGTATGACCAAGCTGATCAAGCTCTTTGGTGTACTGCGTGGTAAGCTGTTCGAGCTTTTCCTGCGCCCGCTTCAGCTCATCTTCGCTGATCTGCTTGTCGCTTTCGAGCTTCTTCAGGTCGCTCTGGGCGTCGCGGCGTACGTTGCGCAGCGAAACCTTCTGCTCTTCGACTTCTTTCTTGACCAGCTTGACCAGCTCTTTGCGGCGCTGCTCGGTCAGCGCCGGGATCGCGAGGCGGATGACCTGCCCGTCGTTGTTGGGATTCAGGCCCAGATCCGATTGCTGGATCGCTTTTTCGATCGCCTTCATCGAGCCTTTATCCCACGGCTGAATCATGAGCATGCGTGCTTCGGGAGCGGAGATGTTGGCAAGCTGATTCAGCGGCATGTCCGAGCCGTAGTACTCGACGTGCAGGTGCTCGATCAGCGCGGGCGATGCGCGGCCCGTGCGGATACTGTTGAGATGGTGCCGCAGCGCCTCGACCGTCTTTTTCATCTTTGTTTCGGCCTGGTTGAGGGTATCCTTGACCATCACCTAACTCCTTTATGACGTGAAGTACACTAGGTCGGTGCGCAGCCGATCACGCTATTCTTTCGTCACCAGCGTTCCCACATGCTCGCCTGCAATAATGCGTGCGGCATTGCCTGGCTTGAAGAGATCAAAGACGACGATCGGCAGGTTATTATCCATGCAGAAGGTCAGCGCGGTGCTATCCATCACCTGGAGGCCACGGTTGATCGCCTCAAGGTAGCTGATGCGATCGAACTTCTTCGCCGTGCGCTCCAGCCGTGGATCGGCGTCGTACACGCCGTCGACGCGGTTTTTTGCCATGAGGATCACATCCGCATCCAATTCCGCAGCGCGAAGCGCCGCAGCGGTATCCGTGGTGAAGAAGGGATTGCCGGTGCCCGCTGCCAGTATTATGACACGTCCCTTTTCCAGATGTCGAGTCGCGCGCCGCCGAATATACGGCTCCGCCACCTGATCCATCTGGATCGCCGTCATCGCGCGTGTGTGCAGCCCATGTTGTTCAAGGGCATCCTGAAGCGCCAGCGCGTTCATGATCGTCGCAAGCATGCCTGCGTAATGCGCCTGTGGAGCATCCATACCTTCAGCAATGGCTGTGCCGCCGCGCCAAAAATTGCCGCCGCCGACGACGACGGCGACTTCGCCGCCTAGCTCCTGCATCGACTCGATCTCGCGGGCGATGAACTGCACAACGCCCGGATCGACGCCAAAGCCGCGCTCACCGGCCAGGGCCTCGCCGCTGAGCTTCAGCAGCGCGCGTTTGTATTTTGGTTGACTCATAGCCTCATCCGCAGGAGCAACAATGGAGCGCGCTCAGGCGCTCCATCGTCCGCATACATACTACGCGCCGATCTCGTAGCGTACGAAGCGGCGGATCACGATATTCTCGCCGGTCTTGGCCGCTGTGTTGCGCACCATGTCCTCGATCGACTCGCTGGGATTGCGCACGAACGGCTGCACCATCAGCACGGTCTTCTCGTAGTACTCTTCGGGCGTGCCTGAATCGTAGGCTTCGGCCTCGCCTGCTGGCACCTGATCCCTGGTGATGTACTTGACGTCGGGGTTGCTGGCGATGTGCAGCGCCACGTCCTTGACCAGCTTGATAAACTCGTCGTTGCGCGCCACGAAGTCGGTTTCACAGTCGATCTCGACCATCGCCGCCATCTTGTTGCCGGCGTGGATGTACACGTCGATGCGGCCTTCCTTCGCTTCGCGGCCCGCCTTCTTGTCGAGCACCTGCAAGCCCTTCTCGCGCAGAATCGCGAGCGCCTGCTTCATGTCGCCGCCGGTCTGCTCCAGCACTTTTTTGCAATCCAGAATACCCGCGCCGGTGCGCTCCCGCAGCTCTCTTACCTGATCCATCGACACTGCCATGACTCGTAGCTCCTTTTATGGCTCTGGCTGATACACGTTGTGCTACGCGCTGCTCTCCGCTGTAGCGTTGAAACTTAACGCGAGACATAAAAATCGGAAGACATAGAAGCCTGGACGCAGCTCGGCATCACACAGTCTTCCAGTCTTCCAGGTACGGCAAATGCGGCTAGACCGCTTCGTTCGTTGCGCCCTCGTAGCGCGCCTGGCGGCGCTGCTGGCCTTCGATCGCGGCGTCGGCCAGCTTGGACACGATCAGCCGCACGCCGCGAATGGCATCGTCGTTCGCCGGAATGACGAAATCGATGACATCGGGATTGCAGTTCGTGTCGACCATCGCGAGGATCGGAAGGCCCAGCTTGCGCGCCTCGGCAACCGCTAGCTGCTCGCGGTGCGGATCGACGATGAACAGCGCGCCCGGCAGCCGATCCATCGTCTTGATGCCGCCGAAGGTCCGGTTCAGCTTGACGATCTCTTCTTCGAGCTTCAGCCCTTCCGCCTTGGTCAGCTTGGCAAAGTCGCCGCGATCACGGCGGGCCTCAAGCTCGGCCAGGTGGTTGAGCCGCTCCCGAATAGTCTGAAAGTTTGTCAGCGTACCGCCCAGCCAGCGGTTCGTAACGGCATATTGGTTCGATCGGGCCGCTTCTTCGGCCACGATGTCCTGCGCCTGCTTTTTCGTGCCCACGAACAGCACTTTCTGTCCGCGCGCCGCCAGGTCTGAGATGAACTCGTATGCTGTCTGCACGGCAGGAATCGTCTGCTGAAGATCGATGATGTGAATGCCGTTCCGCTCGGTGAAGATGAACGGGCGCATCTTGGGATTCCAGCGCCGTGTCTGGTGCCCAAAATGCACGCCCGCCTCCAAAAGCTCGCGCATGCTGATGACGCGCTCGCGCTGGGCAGGTGCTTGTGCTTGTGCCAACGGTTTCCTCCTAAAGATTCTTAGCTCCGCCACCTCTGTCATTCCGACGCACGACCAAGCGTTCTCGGCAGACGTTCGTCAGTCGGGAGGTGTGTGTGCTGGCCTTTTTTGGGCCGAAGCGTAGTATAGCACATGGTGTAGTTGACGGCAAAAGTCGAGGCGCTGCCAGCGCTTTGCAGTGGGCCGAATCGCTGCTCTGCGCTATGGAAGCACACGAAAGAGCCACGCTCCAGCCGGGATCGTATCCTGCCTGGGCGCGGCTCCACGGGCCGGTGATGGCGGCGGACTGAACGGCGAGCGCTACTCAGCCGCGTGTACCGGCTGTACTCTGGCGGTCCGTCTCCGCACGAGGAGCAGGCCGAGCAGAATCAAGGCGAGCGGATACAGCAGCGCCCAGCCGAACGTGCCCATTGTCACCATAACTAAGGCCAGGCTTACCAGGCCAAACAGACGGAACCACAGGTTACT
This is a stretch of genomic DNA from Herpetosiphonaceae bacterium. It encodes these proteins:
- the frr gene encoding ribosome recycling factor; translation: MVKDTLNQAETKMKKTVEALRHHLNSIRTGRASPALIEHLHVEYYGSDMPLNQLANISAPEARMLMIQPWDKGSMKAIEKAIQQSDLGLNPNNDGQVIRLAIPALTEQRRKELVKLVKKEVEEQKVSLRNVRRDAQSDLKKLESDKQISEDELKRAQEKLEQLTTQYTKELDQLGHTKEQEVMEV
- a CDS encoding phosphatidate cytidylyltransferase, with the translated sequence MDSANAVSERSRKPLDSNLIQRILSAIVLLPIVALIVWWGEPLVSATVILLAVIALHELFGLFRGGGYQPRRSAGYLSVTLFIVAAALRARVGLDWTGLALITSIIASLSVELPRRNRQHELLHWSLTLSGATYIGWTLAHFVLLRAIGTPLEPSTLPRVLRLEPGAAWVVYVLIITFANDTGAYFTGRLWGSHRMAPYISPKKSWEGAVGGLVLATLVGAGLVPLLGLPIPLWVGALLGTIGSIAGQAGDLAESLIKRQVNIKDSGHIIPGHGGILDRIDSLLFTVPVLYYMITLFLSIG
- the tsf gene encoding translation elongation factor Ts, which codes for MAVSMDQVRELRERTGAGILDCKKVLEQTGGDMKQALAILREKGLQVLDKKAGREAKEGRIDVYIHAGNKMAAMVEIDCETDFVARNDEFIKLVKDVALHIASNPDVKYITRDQVPAGEAEAYDSGTPEEYYEKTVLMVQPFVRNPSESIEDMVRNTAAKTGENIVIRRFVRYEIGA
- the rpsB gene encoding 30S ribosomal protein S2, with product MAQAQAPAQRERVISMRELLEAGVHFGHQTRRWNPKMRPFIFTERNGIHIIDLQQTIPAVQTAYEFISDLAARGQKVLFVGTKKQAQDIVAEEAARSNQYAVTNRWLGGTLTNFQTIRERLNHLAELEARRDRGDFAKLTKAEGLKLEEEIVKLNRTFGGIKTMDRLPGALFIVDPHREQLAVAEARKLGLPILAMVDTNCNPDVIDFVIPANDDAIRGVRLIVSKLADAAIEGQQRRQARYEGATNEAV
- the pyrH gene encoding UMP kinase, which encodes MSQPKYKRALLKLSGEALAGERGFGVDPGVVQFIAREIESMQELGGEVAVVVGGGNFWRGGTAIAEGMDAPQAHYAGMLATIMNALALQDALEQHGLHTRAMTAIQMDQVAEPYIRRRATRHLEKGRVIILAAGTGNPFFTTDTAAALRAAELDADVILMAKNRVDGVYDADPRLERTAKKFDRISYLEAINRGLQVMDSTALTFCMDNNLPIVVFDLFKPGNAARIIAGEHVGTLVTKE
- a CDS encoding isoprenyl transferase, with translation MSAVPRHIAIIMDGNGRWARQRGLPRAVGHRAGVDNIRRIVQECKAQGVDHLTLYAFSTENWNRPGPEVRALMTLFGEFIDRETHELHREGVCIRHLGKIEHLSSTLQQKVRYALDLTQHNTTMTLAVALDYGGRDEIVHAVRALIAQGCTPGEITEETIAEHLYTGGMPDPDLIIRTGGEFRLSNFLIWQAAYAEFYSSPVFWPDFGTEELRQAIAAYGQRERRFGALPETAR